The sequence ACTGTGGACTACGCTTTTCAGGATATCAATGATATCCCGGGAACGCTGCCGGAAGGCCGTACAAAACCGTGGGGAACCGGACAGGCTGTGCTTGCTGCTAAAAATGTGATTGACACTCCATTCATCGTCATCAATGCAGACGATTACTATGGTAAAGAAGGCTTTAAGGCCGTCCATGAGTATTTGGTGAATGGCGGAAAGTCCTGCATGGCAGGCTTTGTGCTGAAGAACACGCTGTCCGATAACGGTGGCGTGACTCGTGGTATATGCAAGATGGATGAGAATAATAACCTGACTGAAGTTGTAGAAACCAAGAACATTGTAAAGACCACAACTGGAGCGGAAGCAGACGGCGTGGCTGTGGATATAAATTCTCTGGTTTCCATGAACATGTGGGGATTGACTCCGGAATTCCTGGATGTACTGGAGGAAGGCTTCAAAGAGTTCTTTGAGAAAGAAGTTCCGTGCAATCCGCTGAAAGCAGAGTATCTGATCCCTATCTTCATCGGCGAACTGCTGGAGCAGGGAAAGATGTCAGTGAAGGTTCTGAAAACCAATGATACATGGTATGGTATGACCTACCATGAAGATGCCGCAGCAGTAAAGGGCAGTTTCAAGGAGATGCTGGAGAACGGCGTGTATAAGGCTGACTTGTTCAGTGATCTGTAAACGACGATGAAAGAAACGATTGATTTACTCGGAAAGATCCTCACAAACATCCTCACAAACATCCTGACTGCTCTGTATGAGCCGTTTGGTTTTTCACTCCTGCTTTCCTTCCTAGCCATGTTTTTCTACCTGTATGCGTATGAGCCAATACATGCGGGCAAAGGATGGAAGAACGCCATAGTGACCTGGTATCAGAAGTTCAAAGAGAGCGTTGGACGTTCGGAAAGAAGATAGGAAACAGTTGGAAGAAGATACTGTGGTATAGCGGGAAGATAGCATTTATCTTTTCGGTGAGCATTGAGATGCTGCAGTTATTACTGCGGCTAGGAACGTTTCAGCTATCAGACATCTTCTATAACACAGTCGGTGGAATGATCGGCGGATTGATGTATTGTGCGGTGATGAAGGCAAGAAAACGTCTGTAAAAAGGGTCGAAATTGTGATATACTGGGAGCGGTAGCTCCCTACGCTGCTCGTAATAATATCACACACCTCTTCGTGGTGAGCAGTAGGCAACGCTGATATGACGGCTAAGTGTGAGACGACTTTAAAATTGTTCAATACAACTAAATGCTTGAAGTGTTAGGGGGATACAAAATGCTTTCATTTGATGAGAATGGATGGCTATTTCCTGATCCGTTAAAAAATATAACTCATGATATCGACAGTGCAGAGATTGATGATCTATTGAAATTAGCAAAGGAAGAAGATTATTGGTCTGCCGGCATAAGAGAAACTGTAAAAAAACGACTGGAAAAAGATAAAGATGATGTAAGACTGGATTGGATTGTCGAGGATTTAATGATAAAAAATACCGGAGGAACTGTTATTTCAATGCCTTTTGGTAAAGATATTATCACATTTAATAGTAATCGACATTTTTTTAGAGGGGAAAATCAACAGTACTTGAAATCTGTGCCATCACTTCGGAGGAGACAAGAAGGAAAAAGCAAATATGAATGTGAACTCATTAAGGGAATTGCTTTAATGCGGTCATTACAATTCGCAAAGTTTATATGGAAAATAGATGTCGTGCCATATTGGGAAGCAAAATTGAGTGATATTAACGTTGATGCGTTGGCACAACATTATGGTTTTGACACATGCCTGTTGGATTTAACAAACGATTTTAGAACTGCATTATTTTTTGCAACGTGTAAGTATGACTATAAAACAGATTCTTATCGTCCTTTGACAAAAAAAGATATCGAAGCAACAGAAGATTCAAAATATGGTGTAATATTCCATTCACCTAACTGGGTGCTAGATTATTTAAACGGTGGAAGTTTCGAGTGGCACATGCGTCATTTGAATGATCATCGTGAAGAGCCATACAGCTTTTATTCAGGGGAACTAGATGGAATGGCTTTTCAAATTGGGTACCAACCACTTATGAGATGTCATCATCAAAGTGGGTACATTATGCCAATGATGAATGCGACTCCTTTACAGAGTGATAACAGATTTGAAAAAATAAGATTTTTACAGACAGAAGAGTTATCTAATAGAGTCTATGAGATGATGGATAAGGAAAAGAAGATTTTCCCGTATGAAGGTATTGGAAAAGCATTAGATATACTACATACAATACAAAGAGCAGTAATCTTTTCGGAGGATGACCTGCTGTATGCGTACGATTACGGCGTGGTAGATAAGAAAATGTTTCCGACAATTGATGATCTTAGGAAAGCGATTACAGCTTTTCAGGTTGATGGTGAATGCGTTTCAATTCAGAAGGATGAAATTAATTATCCAATCAGTCCGTCTGTTTTACAGGAAATAAATGCGGAATATAACGGTCGTAATCTGCTAGATGTTGTTGGAAATATGATTCACCAATATCCAGAACAACGTCGGTATAGAGAGCAACGTTGTATTGATATTTATGGAAAGCTCATTTGAGTATTGAGAAAATCGTGAGCTGGTAAGAGGTTCATTACGAAATTAAAGGAAAGAGGTTATCACGATGCCCAGAACGAAAGGCAGCAAAAACCGTCCCAAAACTACCTATGCCGACTACGCATCCCAGATCGCAGAGAAGCGGGAATATATCACTTCTCTGACTGCTGAGATCGCATCCATCACCGCAAACATTGACACTTTGAAAGCTGATCTGAAAGAGAAGAAGACTGCTCTGAAGAAGGCCGAAAAAGAAGTGGCATCCCTGGAAGCGAAGAAGGCAAAGGAAGATGCTAAGTCCGCAGAGTAAGCAAAGAAATCAGAGGCGGAATCCGTCCTGAAGAAATTGCTTGCCGGTGGCATGAGTGCCGATGAGATCCTCGCTAAGCTGAAATAACCAAGAAAACCGAGAAAAAAATAAATGCCGTGTGGACAAACTGAACTCCAGAAGTTCACACGGTAATTTTTGAAGGTCGCCGTATAGTTTGTGACGAAAATAGAAGAGGAACAAAACAAAAGAAATGGAGCGTGAGAAAATGAATTTATCAAAAATACACCACATCGCAATCATCGTATCTGACTACGAAGCTGCAAAGGATTTCTATGTGAACAAGCTGGGATTCTCTGTTATCAGAGAGAACTACCGTCCAGAGCGTAAGGACTGGAAGCTAGATCTTCGTGTCAATGAGCACACAGAGCTGGAGATTTTTGCAGAAGAAAACCCGCCGAAGCGTGTGAACCGTCCGGAAGCCTG is a genomic window of Qingrenia yutianensis containing:
- a CDS encoding VanZ family protein — encoded protein: MEERHSDLVSEVQRERWTFGKKIGNSWKKILWYSGKIAFIFSVSIEMLQLLLRLGTFQLSDIFYNTVGGMIGGLMYCAVMKARKRL
- a CDS encoding sugar phosphate nucleotidyltransferase; its protein translation is MKTTLLIMAAGIGSRFRTGIKQLEPVDDAGHIIMDYSIHDAIEAGFNHVVFIIRKDIEKEFKEVIGDRIASICASHGVTVDYAFQDINDIPGTLPEGRTKPWGTGQAVLAAKNVIDTPFIVINADDYYGKEGFKAVHEYLVNGGKSCMAGFVLKNTLSDNGGVTRGICKMDENNNLTEVVETKNIVKTTTGAEADGVAVDINSLVSMNMWGLTPEFLDVLEEGFKEFFEKEVPCNPLKAEYLIPIFIGELLEQGKMSVKVLKTNDTWYGMTYHEDAAAVKGSFKEMLENGVYKADLFSDL
- the gloA2 gene encoding SMU1112c/YaeR family gloxylase I-like metalloprotein, with protein sequence MNLSKIHHIAIIVSDYEAAKDFYVNKLGFSVIRENYRPERKDWKLDLRVNEHTELEIFAEENPPKRVNRPEACGLRHLAFCVDSVEQTVNELAEVGIECEPIRVDNYTGKKMTFFHDPDGLPLELHE
- a CDS encoding FRG domain-containing protein; the encoded protein is MLSFDENGWLFPDPLKNITHDIDSAEIDDLLKLAKEEDYWSAGIRETVKKRLEKDKDDVRLDWIVEDLMIKNTGGTVISMPFGKDIITFNSNRHFFRGENQQYLKSVPSLRRRQEGKSKYECELIKGIALMRSLQFAKFIWKIDVVPYWEAKLSDINVDALAQHYGFDTCLLDLTNDFRTALFFATCKYDYKTDSYRPLTKKDIEATEDSKYGVIFHSPNWVLDYLNGGSFEWHMRHLNDHREEPYSFYSGELDGMAFQIGYQPLMRCHHQSGYIMPMMNATPLQSDNRFEKIRFLQTEELSNRVYEMMDKEKKIFPYEGIGKALDILHTIQRAVIFSEDDLLYAYDYGVVDKKMFPTIDDLRKAITAFQVDGECVSIQKDEINYPISPSVLQEINAEYNGRNLLDVVGNMIHQYPEQRRYREQRCIDIYGKLI